Proteins found in one Phocoena sinus isolate mPhoSin1 chromosome 19, mPhoSin1.pri, whole genome shotgun sequence genomic segment:
- the LOC116744052 gene encoding protein FRG2-like-1, producing MESGTEDLHPHSPSTEHPTDQPPVQQDSMEERGSDVEDKLSQEKGKTFSSRSVMGDVPQPYGGFEYSGNDPPEPYYCSSSWSEPETDEEENSKENETRDRNSCTTLSDSERGSSPESSRKRKLKSRDGTCERTGASPAELSATLEKKKQKVLDSGHSRKSEEIRDARPRRSQRRRPGRSKRPRSRSPGDQPPPLRKSLLTALHSMSEAIYQNIVNVYNQKGYSPLLWEQLAQLRGPLCTAVLTMYAMANQAAYVFPAEGWLVPTPLSAPWSPAGDGGEGWWVHQPAVGCYLGVAPGAGRRGRREIQFSLE from the exons ATGGAATCGGGCACTGAAGACCTACACCCTCACAGCCCCTCCACGGAACACCCCACTGACCAGCCTCCCGTCCAGCAGGACTCCATGGAAGAAAGGGGCTCTGATGTGGAGGACAAACTATCCCAAGAAAAAGGCAAGACATTCTCTTCCCG ATCGGTGATGGGAGACGTCCCCCAGCCCTATGGGGGCTTTGAGTATTCTGGCAATGATCCCCCGGAACCATATTATTGCTCCAGTTCAT GGTCAGAGCCCGAGACAGATGAGGAGGAGAATTCGAAGGAAAACGAGACACGAGACAGAAACAGCTGTACTACTCTGTCAG ATTCAGAACGCGGCTCCAGTCCGGAGAGCTCCAGGAAGAGGAAGCTCAAGTCCAGGGACGGCACCTGCGAGAGAACAG GGGCCTCTCCAGCTGAGCTCAGTGCgactttggaaaagaagaaacagaaggtcCTTGACTCTGGCCACAGCAGGAAGAGTGAAGAAATCCGGGATGCCCGCCCCAGGAGGTCCCAGAGGAGGCGCCCTGGGCGCAGCAAGAGGCCCAGATCCAGGTCCCCAGGAGACCAGCCGCCTCCACTTCGGAAAAGCCTCTTGACTGCCCTGCACTCTATGTCTGAGGCCATTTATCAGAACATAGTTAATGTGTACAATCAGAAGGGCTATTCCCCACTGCTCTGGGAGCAGCTGGCCCAGCTGCGGGGGCCGCTGTGCACCGCGGTGCTGACCATGTACGCCATGGCCAACCAGGCGGCCTATGTCTTCCCTGCTGAGGGCTGGCTCGTCCCAACCCCACTGTCGGCTCCCTGGAGTCCAGCCGGGGATGGAGGAGAAG GCTGGTGGGTTCACCAACCTGCAGTGGGCTGCTACTTGGGCGTGGCGCCGGGCGCCGGGCGCCGGGGGCGCCGGGAAATCCAGTTTTCCCTTGAATAA